One bacterium genomic window carries:
- a CDS encoding YraN family protein — MFLHRIFKGRVSKQKGKEFEELAAKYLRGKGYKILERNYRKRFGEIDIIALKDNVLVFVEVRSLTGNFMEPSETITYRKRTNLLKVASVYLMERGWQGPVRFDFIGIKGQDKEVEHIENFFEV; from the coding sequence ATGTTTCTCCATCGGATCTTCAAAGGCAGAGTTTCTAAGCAAAAAGGTAAAGAATTTGAAGAATTAGCTGCCAAGTATCTTCGCGGAAAAGGCTATAAAATCCTTGAGAGGAATTACAGAAAAAGATTTGGGGAAATTGATATAATTGCCCTCAAGGATAATGTGTTAGTTTTCGTGGAGGTACGAAGCCTTACGGGAAATTTCATGGAACCATCAGAAACAATTACCTACAGGAAGCGTACCAACCTGTTAAAGGTTGCCTCGGTGTATTTAATGGAGCGGGGATGGCAGGGACCGGTTCGATTTGATTTTATTGGAATAAAGGGTCAAGATAAGGAAGTTGAGCACATTGAAAATTTTTTTGAAGTTTAG